A genomic stretch from Desulfolutivibrio sulfodismutans DSM 3696 includes:
- a CDS encoding carbohydrate kinase family protein encodes MRILVSGSLAYDRIMTFPGKFSDHILPDKIHIINVCFLVNGLTEKFGGTAGNIAYSLKLLGQEPVILATAGKDFAGYRQWLEKCGMTFEGVRQVDEEFTAGAYITTDQSDNQITGFNPGAMKFPCGYDVDGLGAADALAIVAPGNLDDMQDYPRRYKARGIRFVLDPGQNITAFSGEALTEMLTGATFLISNDYELELIVNATGLTLADILSRVGTLITTLGEKGSAIRQGGTELAIPPARATAVKDPTGAGDAFRAGLLMGLAAGLPLEKAGRLGSVSAVYAVEHHGTQEHAYTRQEFLARYEENFGPL; translated from the coding sequence ATGCGCATTCTCGTTTCCGGTTCCCTGGCCTACGACCGGATCATGACCTTCCCCGGCAAGTTTTCCGACCACATCCTGCCCGACAAGATCCACATCATAAACGTCTGCTTCCTGGTCAACGGGCTGACCGAAAAATTCGGCGGCACGGCCGGGAACATCGCCTATTCCCTGAAGCTTCTGGGGCAGGAGCCGGTCATCCTGGCCACGGCCGGGAAGGACTTCGCCGGATACCGCCAGTGGCTGGAAAAATGCGGGATGACCTTCGAGGGCGTCCGCCAGGTCGACGAGGAATTCACGGCCGGGGCCTACATCACCACGGATCAGTCCGACAACCAGATCACGGGATTCAACCCCGGAGCGATGAAGTTCCCCTGCGGCTACGATGTGGACGGCCTGGGCGCGGCGGACGCGCTGGCCATCGTGGCCCCGGGCAACCTGGACGACATGCAGGACTATCCCCGGCGCTACAAGGCCCGCGGCATCCGGTTCGTGCTCGATCCCGGGCAGAACATCACGGCTTTTTCCGGTGAGGCGCTCACGGAAATGCTCACCGGGGCCACCTTTCTCATTTCCAACGACTATGAGCTGGAGCTGATCGTTAACGCCACCGGCCTGACCCTGGCCGACATCCTGTCCCGGGTGGGCACGCTGATCACCACTCTGGGCGAAAAGGGCTCGGCCATCCGCCAGGGCGGCACGGAACTGGCCATTCCCCCGGCCAGGGCCACGGCGGTCAAGGATCCCACCGGCGCGGGCGACGCCTTCCGGGCCGGGCTGCTCATGGGCCTTGCCGCCGGGCTGCCCCTGGAAAAGGCGGGGCGGCTTGGCTCGGTGAGCGCGGTCTACGCCGTGGAGCACCACGGCACCCAGGAACACGCCTACACCAGGCAGGAATTTTTGGCCCGCTACGAAGAGAACTTCGGACCCCTGTAA
- the cutA gene encoding divalent-cation tolerance protein CutA translates to MSAALAYITCESLEQARMIGRTVVAERLAACVNILPGMVSMYWWQGKIEEAAEVVLVAKTRMSLADALTSRVAALHSYDVPCVVVLPILRGNPDFLRWIESETQPPS, encoded by the coding sequence ATGTCCGCCGCCCTGGCCTACATCACCTGCGAAAGCCTGGAGCAGGCCCGGATGATCGGCCGGACAGTGGTGGCCGAACGTCTGGCCGCCTGCGTGAACATCCTGCCGGGCATGGTTTCCATGTATTGGTGGCAGGGGAAGATCGAAGAGGCCGCCGAGGTGGTGCTTGTGGCCAAGACCCGCATGAGCCTGGCCGACGCCCTGACCAGCCGCGTGGCGGCCCTGCATTCCTATGACGTGCCCTGTGTGGTGGTGTTGCCCATTTTGCGCGGCAATCCCGATTTTTTGCGGTGGATCGAATCCGAGACCCAACCGCCATCCTGA